A genomic stretch from Pyxidicoccus xibeiensis includes:
- the rpsL gene encoding 30S ribosomal protein S12, giving the protein MPTISQLVRKGREKLNIKGKSPALKECPQKRGVCTRVYTTTPKKPNSALRKVARVRLTNGIEVTSYIPGVGHNLQEHSVVMIRGGRVKDLPGVRYHIVRGTLDSVGVAGRKQSRSKYGAKRPS; this is encoded by the coding sequence GTGCCGACCATTAGCCAGCTGGTCCGCAAGGGCCGCGAGAAGCTGAACATCAAGGGCAAGAGCCCCGCGCTCAAGGAGTGCCCGCAGAAGCGTGGCGTCTGCACGCGCGTGTACACCACGACTCCGAAGAAGCCGAACTCCGCGCTCCGCAAGGTGGCTCGCGTTCGTCTGACCAACGGAATCGAGGTCACGTCCTACATCCCCGGCGTGGGTCACAACCTCCAGGAGCACTCGGTGGTGATGATCCGCGGTGGCCGTGTGAAGGACCTCCCGGGCGTCCGCTACCACATCGTCCGTGGAACGCTGGACTCCGTGGGCGTCGCGGGTCGCAAGCAGAGCCGCTCCAAGTACGGCGCGAAGCGTCCGAGCTGA
- the rpsG gene encoding 30S ribosomal protein S7, which produces MPRRRVVAKRKILPDPKFQDRLVTKFVNDLMRKGKKSIAEGVCYGAFALIEERAKEDPLKTFKKALDNVKPVLEVKSRRVGGATYQVPVEVRQDRRVALGMRWIITYSKARGEKTMQEKLAGEIMDAANNRGNAVKKREDTHKMAEANKAFAHYRW; this is translated from the coding sequence ATGCCTCGTCGTCGCGTAGTCGCCAAGCGCAAGATTCTTCCGGATCCGAAGTTCCAGGACCGGCTCGTCACCAAGTTCGTCAACGACCTGATGCGGAAGGGGAAGAAGTCCATCGCGGAGGGCGTGTGCTACGGCGCCTTCGCCCTCATCGAGGAGCGCGCGAAGGAAGACCCCCTCAAGACCTTCAAGAAGGCCCTCGACAACGTCAAGCCGGTGCTGGAGGTGAAGAGCCGCCGCGTCGGTGGCGCCACCTACCAGGTGCCCGTCGAGGTCCGTCAGGACCGCCGCGTCGCCCTCGGCATGCGCTGGATCATCACCTACTCCAAGGCGCGTGGTGAGAAGACCATGCAGGAGAAGCTGGCCGGTGAGATCATGGACGCCGCCAACAACCGCGGCAACGCGGTGAAGAAGCGTGAAGACACGCACAAGATGGCCGAGGCCAACAAGGCCTTCGCCCACTACCGCTGGTAG